ATGATAGGTAGCTTAGTTTTAGAAATTCATATACCCGACTCATCAAATCTCAAAGAAAAAAGAATGGTTGTAAGGTCTATAAAAGAAAAACTAAGAAGTAAATTTAATGTTGCCGTTTCTGAAGTAGATAAACAAGATTTATGGCAATCTGCAGTGATTGCTGTTGTAACTGTAGCACCTGATAAACTTCAATTAGAAAAGGTTTTAGGTTCTATCGTTGGTTTT
The sequence above is drawn from the Sulfurihydrogenibium sp. genome and encodes:
- a CDS encoding DUF503 domain-containing protein; this encodes MMIGSLVLEIHIPDSSNLKEKRMVVRSIKEKLRSKFNVAVSEVDKQDLWQSAVIAVVTVAPDKLQLEKVLGSIVGFIDANFPHLHINIHKEII